The proteins below come from a single Eubacterium limosum genomic window:
- a CDS encoding FIVAR domain-containing protein gives MIQQTKHYLQRCLVLLLVVMVGLAGAFSNSALAAGNDNQEAITASNTFDETKDKETILISTAEDFIALRNYVASGEIRDDQSKGVAGGKARSAKLMADIDLSDIDFAETMTPSSSWDVSFDGGGHTITGFTGNTYGLFGESLAVGYNYNSDGTKEKVKTIITNLHVDGNINIGSEKLTENSTYNYGLFANNLIGGAMDLANCEISNCVVTGNINIEIPSDRTIDVNVGGMFYTGPGTNPNSKVPIKNCLIDVDIAVVNHSQAPVAIYGVARSAAMDHCISLSSVNISGEGSSNILAYGMCTAPKYNKLSPQAFFNKDATNADSWSDDLSYYDNGKTSEELKKASTYDESWDTKVWAITDGKYPVLKTFGAESTPDISELESVLKEAKAITNDDKRYTDSSYQTLQNAIKTVEDAISNLSTADLLLKDFVLTKTSLLKNATNNLIAQGPWAEAVENLDAALQAANEVPQDIVYTTSSQTSFDNAFSIAKALDRDKSDAEKIKTVADSLQEAIKHLTENADTTKYYSVKDKALSITNRDYIYTSDSWEKYEPVYKVYSSLKPKDTPKEEQRKLDDAADNLAEAYTWLVKNADFTAMRAAIVDAGMQDEEDYTAATWEAQKKALDAANQFDQKNTPVDDQEKVDGATTALETATAKLVLKTDWEALQTALKNAAALEAQEEACTTNSWTAFKTALDTAKGIEETNTTTQAVADAAKALTGAQAALVKKADSTALNSAIAEADKLKEADYTSASWSAFAEALANAKAVDQNNATQAAVDAARDGLELAQSKLIEKTSFAGLNEAIQAAEVLKEADYTRDSWKTADVAAALAEAKAIKQDPENTPQADVDAAVQKLADAMEQLVKKGDPKALDQAIKSAEALKAEDYTASTWAALQAALTEANALDRGNADQAAVNTQTEKLVAAMDALVEAADKAALAEACALAEAKDSDKYTQVSYESLQTALSDARAALDNGDAVQQEVDKALENLNKALAGLIKIAKAEAEGYQVNAEIPDNAELSITKQDEQKTEAAQKKIHKDYKDAELLALFDINLGDYQLGKGESVKITIALPEAAWGYDSYKVYHEKEDGSIEYLDAVYDAEGHTLTFTAGSFSDFGVVGFKNASADNPDGNSGSNGNSAGQNSSQNGSGTAKGSSTGAGVSTGITAESPSAVLTAAALLAAAGLAAFLVYRRRTTK, from the coding sequence ATGATTCAGCAAACGAAACACTATTTACAAAGATGCTTAGTTCTTTTGCTGGTGGTAATGGTCGGCTTAGCGGGTGCTTTTTCAAACTCGGCCCTTGCTGCGGGTAATGACAATCAAGAGGCGATAACGGCATCCAATACATTTGATGAGACTAAAGATAAAGAAACAATACTTATAAGCACAGCGGAAGACTTTATTGCCCTGCGAAACTATGTGGCAAGTGGCGAAATCCGAGATGACCAATCTAAAGGTGTGGCCGGAGGAAAAGCACGTAGCGCCAAGCTGATGGCAGACATTGATCTTTCAGACATTGATTTTGCAGAGACAATGACACCCAGCAGTTCATGGGATGTCAGCTTTGATGGTGGTGGTCATACAATTACTGGGTTTACCGGAAACACCTATGGATTGTTTGGAGAAAGTTTAGCAGTTGGATATAACTACAATAGTGATGGCACAAAAGAAAAGGTCAAAACAATTATTACAAATTTGCATGTAGATGGAAATATTAATATTGGTTCAGAAAAATTGACGGAAAATTCAACCTATAATTATGGTTTGTTTGCGAATAACCTTATAGGTGGAGCGATGGATCTTGCGAACTGTGAGATTAGTAATTGCGTTGTAACGGGTAACATAAATATCGAAATACCCTCGGATAGAACTATAGATGTTAATGTTGGTGGAATGTTCTATACCGGACCAGGAACAAATCCCAATTCAAAGGTACCAATTAAAAATTGTTTAATTGACGTGGACATTGCTGTTGTCAATCATTCTCAAGCACCAGTTGCGATATATGGCGTTGCCAGAAGTGCTGCGATGGATCATTGCATATCTCTATCTTCAGTAAATATTTCTGGAGAAGGCAGCAGCAACATTCTAGCCTATGGTATGTGCACTGCGCCTAAATATAATAAATTATCTCCACAGGCGTTTTTTAATAAAGATGCAACTAATGCTGATTCTTGGAGCGATGATCTTAGTTATTATGACAATGGGAAAACCTCAGAGGAACTGAAAAAAGCCTCTACCTATGATGAAAGTTGGGATACAAAGGTTTGGGCAATAACGGATGGTAAATATCCGGTACTTAAAACTTTCGGTGCTGAGAGTACCCCGGATATCAGCGAGCTGGAGAGCGTTTTAAAAGAAGCTAAAGCTATTACAAACGACGATAAACGTTACACTGACAGCAGTTATCAAACACTACAGAATGCGATAAAAACAGTGGAGGATGCAATCAGTAATCTGTCCACAGCAGATTTACTACTGAAGGATTTTGTTTTAACGAAGACCTCTCTTTTAAAAAATGCAACCAATAACCTGATCGCTCAGGGTCCATGGGCAGAAGCGGTGGAAAATTTGGACGCAGCTCTGCAGGCGGCTAATGAAGTACCACAAGACATTGTCTATACAACAAGCAGCCAGACAAGCTTTGATAATGCCTTTAGCATTGCCAAGGCGTTGGATAGAGACAAATCTGACGCTGAAAAAATAAAAACAGTGGCAGACAGCTTGCAGGAAGCTATAAAACACTTGACTGAAAACGCAGATACCACAAAATATTATTCGGTCAAGGATAAAGCGCTTAGTATAACAAACCGGGACTATATCTATACAAGCGACAGCTGGGAAAAATACGAGCCTGTTTATAAGGTTTATAGTTCATTAAAACCTAAAGACACACCAAAAGAAGAACAAAGAAAGCTTGACGATGCGGCGGACAATCTGGCGGAGGCTTACACCTGGCTGGTCAAAAACGCGGATTTTACCGCCATGAGAGCAGCCATCGTAGATGCCGGAATGCAGGATGAAGAGGACTACACGGCTGCCACCTGGGAAGCTCAGAAAAAAGCGCTGGATGCAGCCAACCAGTTCGACCAGAAAAACACACCGGTCGATGATCAGGAAAAGGTCGATGGGGCCACCACAGCCCTTGAAACCGCTACCGCCAAACTGGTGTTAAAGACGGACTGGGAAGCCCTGCAGACCGCGTTAAAGAACGCCGCGGCTCTGGAAGCTCAGGAGGAAGCCTGCACAACCAATAGCTGGACGGCCTTTAAAACAGCTTTGGATACTGCAAAAGGTATTGAGGAAACCAATACGACCACCCAGGCAGTTGCCGATGCGGCAAAAGCATTGACCGGCGCCCAGGCAGCGCTGGTCAAAAAAGCTGACAGCACTGCGCTGAACAGCGCCATTGCCGAGGCGGATAAGCTAAAGGAAGCAGACTACACCAGCGCGAGCTGGTCAGCCTTTGCTGAGGCCCTGGCAAACGCTAAGGCAGTGGATCAGAACAATGCCACCCAGGCGGCAGTGGACGCGGCCAGGGATGGTTTAGAGCTGGCCCAGAGCAAGCTCATTGAAAAGACAAGCTTTGCAGGCCTGAATGAAGCCATCCAGGCGGCCGAAGTTTTAAAGGAAGCCGATTATACCAGGGATTCCTGGAAAACGGCCGATGTGGCAGCTGCTCTGGCAGAAGCTAAAGCCATAAAACAGGATCCGGAAAATACCCCGCAGGCCGATGTGGACGCCGCGGTACAGAAGCTGGCAGACGCCATGGAACAGCTGGTGAAAAAGGGTGATCCCAAAGCCCTGGATCAAGCCATTAAGTCGGCCGAAGCCCTGAAAGCTGAGGATTACACCGCCAGCACCTGGGCAGCCCTGCAGGCAGCCCTGACAGAGGCCAATGCCCTGGACCGCGGCAACGCAGATCAGGCAGCTGTCAACACCCAGACCGAAAAGCTGGTGGCCGCCATGGACGCGCTGGTCGAGGCAGCCGACAAAGCAGCCCTGGCAGAAGCCTGTGCCCTAGCAGAGGCAAAGGACAGCGATAAGTATACCCAGGTCTCCTACGAGTCCCTCCAGACAGCCCTGTCAGACGCCAGAGCAGCGCTGGATAACGGCGACGCCGTCCAGCAGGAAGTGGACAAGGCCCTGGAAAACCTGAATAAAGCCTTGGCGGGCCTGATCAAAATCGCAAAGGCCGAAGCGGAGGGCTATCAGGTCAACGCTGAAATTCCAGATAACGCAGAGCTGAGCATCACAAAACAGGATGAACAGAAAACCGAAGCAGCGCAGAAGAAAATCCATAAAGATTACAAGGATGCTGAGCTGCTGGCGCTTTTCGACATCAATCTGGGGGATTACCAGCTGGGTAAGGGCGAGAGCGTGAAAATCACCATCGCACTGCCGGAAGCTGCCTGGGGCTATGACAGCTACAAGGTCTACCACGAAAAGGAAGACGGCAGCATCGAGTACCTCGACGCGGTGTATGACGCCGAAGGCCATACCCTCACCTTTACAGCGGGCAGCTTTTCCGATTTTGGCGTCGTTGGCTTTAAAAACGCCAGCGCCGACAACCCGGATGGAAACAGCGGCTCAAATGGTAACAGCGCAGGCCAAAACAGCAGCCAGAATGGCAGCGGCACAGCCAAGGGCAGCAGTACAGGCGCAGGCGTGAGCACAGGCATCACAGCTGAAAGCCCGAGCGCTGTTCTCACAGCGGCCGCGCTGCTGGCGGCAGCCGGGCTTGCAGCCTTCCTGGTTTACCGCAGAAGGACAACTAAATAA
- a CDS encoding dockerin type I repeat-containing protein: MKLNKWKRALGLFLVLLLLAGSVPLSALAEEMPEGLHQLERIGDTYAASTLQEAQMAVPEATDERPDGPYDPEVIDLIYRGGEPSLTKDAAGNYLVRDVDDLNTLRMDLAKHVDYSNTTVIMTNDIDASGLIPYPIHRLYSDGNTAIKDTQEYVYIFDGTFNGMGYTIKNYTDSTSGLFDVLGNNCQIGNLTIETKQQITEASGSLNLPNDTTGKINRSIGIIANNVMGAYMTRCATNGDVKINLETTANISCGMIGSGFSLGNYFGTERDKFLAENCYSTVSYEKNDTFKNISLNTVSSGNSANCYYAGKITGFSVEKNQTLSIPFNSYRTNTDCYYDKIALGLEEENINSGGTGVRSSEMKKKSNFKNWDFDTIWQIEEGKNYPTLNRENTKLKARIVAELEIQLEPMVIDYNKISVTGELPVLRTNVKDIVVKNVEDNPYHLDVEFTAVKNGAEYVGVLGEHAQGVARFNDKNDISLSYDQNDEVDYFLPTNLFDKTAYTQEGNVKYQTATAWGSLTISDKTPALTETRKQELNAKIDEACEILFEDEKIFGKGEISAQKSYDPYLIFALIRSDSKKVNENFYDEYYKNIILKKYENYQNSGKTNGFITTDTCKDVMMITAIGYDPRDVAGYNLIDIITDAALYDDNKAYMAKPTRALAYGCYDFENDNGYDIKQVINDMAVQKTDATGVVQDGDENDVADMWSMYIQPIFQYYDPNAKPGDDYYAVKVRIENELLPRFQRSQSYIGSFWGGFCLSLTSDNNHWDIRNAWTNAQAQICLGMAGITAFDSRFVVGNQTMYDNIINRIDYEKRIGEDTLTSGIGPEQVIRGVTALKRAEEGKTGIYDCRDVKGTAYVKNLIDSMDTNDKEAVGAVWSAYQALSDGKKASMNQEDVKKLTDAVNGQGKALLQTQLEKANALKETGYTEETWKPFKEIRDSASAVYANPNATDTECLAAYASLKNAMDALEMSFILGDVNGDGEVTARDALMVMRAVNGKVKLTETQQNAADVVVDGEITARDALLIQKVVNGKAAFK, from the coding sequence ATGAAACTAAACAAATGGAAGCGTGCGCTGGGGCTTTTTCTGGTGCTTCTGCTGCTGGCAGGAAGCGTGCCGCTGTCTGCTTTGGCCGAGGAAATGCCCGAAGGGCTTCACCAGCTGGAGCGTATTGGAGACACTTATGCGGCCAGTACCCTACAGGAGGCCCAAATGGCAGTGCCGGAGGCCACGGACGAAAGGCCCGACGGCCCTTATGATCCAGAAGTTATTGACCTGATTTACCGGGGCGGTGAGCCGTCCTTAACAAAGGATGCGGCCGGAAACTACCTGGTGCGGGACGTCGATGATCTCAATACCTTGAGAATGGATCTGGCAAAACACGTAGATTACAGTAACACCACAGTTATCATGACCAATGATATCGATGCTTCTGGTTTAATACCTTACCCTATTCACCGTCTCTATAGTGATGGAAATACTGCAATAAAAGATACGCAAGAATATGTTTACATATTCGACGGAACTTTTAATGGCATGGGTTATACCATTAAAAATTATACAGATAGTACTTCGGGTTTGTTTGATGTGTTGGGGAACAATTGTCAGATTGGCAATTTAACCATTGAGACTAAGCAGCAGATTACAGAAGCGTCTGGATCTTTAAATTTACCAAATGATACAACTGGAAAGATAAACCGCTCTATTGGAATTATCGCAAATAATGTAATGGGCGCCTATATGACACGGTGTGCCACTAATGGTGATGTAAAAATCAACCTTGAAACAACAGCCAATATTTCATGTGGGATGATTGGTTCAGGTTTCTCTTTAGGAAATTATTTTGGTACTGAAAGGGATAAATTTTTAGCGGAAAATTGTTATAGTACGGTTAGCTATGAAAAAAACGATACTTTTAAAAACATCAGTTTAAATACGGTGTCTTCAGGTAATAGCGCAAACTGTTATTACGCGGGAAAAATTACTGGATTTTCTGTTGAAAAGAACCAAACGTTGTCGATTCCTTTCAACTCATATAGAACTAATACAGATTGTTATTATGACAAGATTGCGCTGGGATTAGAGGAGGAAAATATAAATTCTGGTGGAACCGGCGTTCGTTCCAGCGAGATGAAGAAAAAGAGCAATTTCAAAAATTGGGATTTTGATACGATATGGCAAATTGAAGAAGGAAAAAACTACCCAACGCTCAACAGGGAAAATACAAAATTAAAAGCCAGGATCGTTGCAGAACTTGAAATTCAACTGGAGCCAATGGTTATTGACTATAACAAAATAAGTGTAACGGGAGAACTTCCAGTATTAAGAACAAATGTTAAGGATATTGTTGTAAAAAATGTCGAAGATAATCCATATCATTTGGATGTTGAATTTACAGCAGTGAAAAACGGAGCTGAATATGTAGGTGTTTTAGGTGAACATGCACAAGGTGTAGCACGTTTTAATGATAAAAACGACATTTCATTGTCATATGATCAAAATGATGAAGTTGATTATTTTCTTCCTACTAATCTGTTTGATAAAACAGCTTATACACAAGAAGGAAACGTAAAATATCAAACAGCTACAGCATGGGGCAGTTTGACGATTTCGGATAAAACCCCAGCGTTAACGGAAACTCGTAAACAGGAATTAAACGCAAAAATAGATGAAGCCTGTGAAATTTTATTTGAAGATGAAAAAATTTTTGGAAAAGGAGAAATAAGTGCACAAAAATCTTATGATCCTTATTTGATATTTGCTTTGATACGTTCGGACTCAAAAAAAGTAAATGAAAATTTTTATGATGAGTATTATAAAAATATAATTCTAAAAAAATATGAGAATTATCAAAATTCCGGTAAAACAAACGGCTTTATCACAACCGATACCTGTAAAGACGTTATGATGATTACAGCTATAGGATATGATCCACGCGATGTAGCAGGCTATAATTTAATAGATATTATAACCGATGCTGCTCTTTATGATGATAACAAGGCATATATGGCAAAACCTACGAGAGCTTTGGCTTACGGTTGCTATGATTTTGAAAATGATAATGGATACGATATTAAACAGGTTATCAATGATATGGCTGTTCAAAAAACTGATGCTACAGGTGTTGTTCAAGATGGAGATGAAAATGATGTTGCAGATATGTGGTCAATGTATATACAACCAATTTTTCAATACTATGACCCGAATGCAAAGCCGGGAGACGATTACTATGCAGTAAAGGTACGAATAGAGAATGAATTGCTCCCAAGATTTCAACGATCACAAAGCTATATCGGCAGTTTTTGGGGCGGTTTCTGTTTAAGTCTTACTAGCGATAACAATCATTGGGATATTAGGAATGCATGGACAAATGCCCAAGCACAGATATGTTTGGGTATGGCAGGAATCACAGCGTTTGATTCTCGATTTGTTGTGGGTAATCAGACAATGTATGACAATATTATAAACCGAATTGATTATGAAAAACGGATTGGAGAAGATACGCTAACATCCGGCATAGGCCCAGAACAGGTCATCCGCGGGGTCACTGCCTTAAAACGCGCCGAAGAAGGAAAAACCGGCATTTACGACTGCCGTGACGTCAAGGGAACCGCCTATGTCAAAAACCTTATTGACAGCATGGACACCAATGATAAAGAAGCCGTAGGCGCTGTGTGGAGCGCTTACCAGGCTTTGAGCGACGGCAAGAAGGCCAGCATGAACCAGGAGGATGTTAAGAAATTAACGGACGCTGTCAACGGCCAGGGGAAAGCCCTGCTCCAGACGCAGCTGGAAAAAGCCAACGCCCTAAAGGAAACCGGCTATACCGAAGAAACCTGGAAACCCTTCAAGGAAATCAGAGACAGCGCCAGCGCTGTATACGCCAATCCGAACGCCACCGACACCGAATGCCTGGCGGCTTACGCCAGCCTGAAGAACGCTATGGACGCGCTGGAAATGAGCTTTATTCTCGGTGATGTTAATGGTGACGGAGAGGTAACAGCGCGTGATGCCCTAATGGTAATGCGTGCCGTTAATGGAAAAGTAAAATTGACAGAAACACAGCAAAACGCAGCGGATGTTGTTGTTGATGGCGAGATTACAGCCCGTGACGCTTTGCTGATTCAAAAAGTTGTCAATGGAAAAGCAGCGTTTAAATAA
- a CDS encoding FIVAR domain-containing protein codes for MRKMIQKLTTAIVTLALAFGSVVPSVAMAAGTTETEILTLQADKTEVAPGETVKLSLQLSENSDFVAGTFGISYDSSKVTYVAGSAKCGFTTGSSDVADTQFPGKIQLTYFIDGKVAGNPALSASFTVNDGVTGTLDFAVYNKEFAVDDVDDPSGRVITPTIINDTTGLVSKLPPTDISELTSKIAEAEAVDSSLYTAASYQNLEAAIAEAKKITTENTKEEAAAQVKALDDAMKQLVKAVDKTALKTVVAEAKTYDEALYTLDSYAALTKALADAQSVLDADLADNAENQKTVADAVQAVKDAIAGLSAKGDQEALAASIQAAEAALAREDITYMDETRANVETAMSAAKALVGQENATDAEVSAAVKNLNDAIAKLVIAADENAFNAAIAQVRESFKEEAYTTSSWKAVAEALKNADAMADRLAEGQVPAAEADKVLTGLQNATKGLVPKAAKTEDLTKAIEAVKKLDESHYTADSYAVVKEALAAAEKVAGNLNDSTQQQVDTVVTNLNAAASKLVTVTADEKTGVVVNGLQPGEGIRVDDKSKDKEALASVDEAIKNASEFANAKETKILFLADITPEVTENADGSFTVTIPLKADQLKYDAYYVGHKGADGSFTWQAVTPDADGKITFTTKSFSEFTVVGMNRQEERPNTDGNQTSNSGNAGSNSNTSGGTINPVTGVPYTEKEIGNGALQAAGMLALMGLCGIAFYRRRRKAEC; via the coding sequence ATGAGAAAAATGATTCAAAAGCTAACCACGGCTATCGTTACCCTCGCATTAGCCTTTGGCAGTGTGGTACCGTCGGTGGCAATGGCGGCTGGTACGACAGAAACAGAAATATTAACATTGCAGGCAGATAAAACAGAAGTAGCCCCTGGAGAAACGGTAAAACTTTCTTTGCAGCTTTCTGAAAATTCTGATTTTGTTGCAGGAACATTTGGAATAAGCTATGACAGCAGTAAAGTAACCTATGTTGCGGGGAGCGCAAAATGCGGATTTACAACAGGCAGTTCAGATGTTGCAGATACGCAGTTTCCAGGAAAAATACAGCTGACCTATTTTATTGATGGAAAGGTAGCGGGAAACCCGGCGCTTTCGGCGTCTTTTACCGTGAATGACGGCGTAACAGGAACATTGGATTTTGCTGTTTATAACAAAGAATTTGCTGTGGATGATGTAGACGATCCTTCTGGAAGAGTTATAACACCCACAATTATTAACGATACAACCGGGCTTGTTTCTAAGCTCCCTCCAACAGATATCAGTGAGCTGACCAGCAAAATAGCCGAAGCCGAAGCCGTTGACAGCAGCCTGTACACAGCGGCAAGCTATCAAAATCTGGAAGCAGCCATCGCTGAGGCAAAAAAAATAACAACCGAAAATACAAAAGAAGAAGCTGCGGCGCAGGTCAAGGCTTTGGATGACGCGATGAAACAGCTGGTTAAAGCTGTTGACAAAACGGCCTTAAAAACAGTCGTCGCTGAAGCCAAAACCTATGATGAAGCCTTGTACACGCTGGACAGCTATGCGGCTCTGACCAAAGCGCTTGCCGACGCGCAGAGTGTGTTGGATGCGGATCTCGCAGATAATGCGGAAAACCAGAAAACAGTGGCAGACGCTGTTCAAGCAGTTAAGGACGCTATTGCGGGACTGAGCGCCAAGGGTGACCAAGAAGCTCTGGCTGCCAGTATCCAGGCAGCTGAAGCAGCGCTTGCGCGCGAAGACATCACCTATATGGACGAAACCAGGGCAAATGTGGAGACAGCCATGAGTGCGGCAAAAGCACTGGTCGGGCAGGAAAACGCCACAGATGCTGAGGTTTCAGCAGCAGTTAAAAACCTGAATGACGCCATTGCCAAGCTGGTGATCGCAGCAGACGAAAATGCCTTTAATGCTGCAATTGCTCAGGTGCGCGAATCCTTCAAGGAGGAAGCCTATACCACCAGCAGCTGGAAAGCTGTAGCAGAAGCGCTCAAAAATGCGGACGCCATGGCAGACCGACTGGCAGAAGGCCAGGTACCGGCAGCGGAAGCGGACAAGGTATTGACCGGCTTGCAGAATGCAACAAAGGGTTTAGTGCCAAAGGCAGCAAAAACTGAAGACTTAACCAAAGCGATTGAAGCTGTTAAGAAATTAGATGAGAGTCATTACACTGCTGACAGCTATGCCGTTGTGAAGGAAGCATTAGCCGCAGCCGAAAAGGTTGCCGGAAACCTGAATGACAGTACACAGCAGCAGGTAGATACTGTGGTAACGAATTTGAATGCAGCCGCATCTAAGCTGGTGACCGTCACAGCAGATGAAAAAACCGGTGTTGTAGTCAATGGACTTCAGCCTGGCGAAGGCATCAGGGTTGACGATAAATCAAAGGATAAGGAAGCCTTAGCCAGTGTTGATGAAGCGATCAAGAATGCCAGTGAATTTGCAAACGCGAAGGAAACAAAAATTCTTTTCCTGGCAGATATTACACCGGAAGTAACAGAAAATGCGGATGGCAGCTTCACAGTTACGATTCCACTTAAGGCTGATCAGCTTAAATATGATGCCTATTATGTAGGCCATAAAGGAGCGGACGGCAGCTTTACCTGGCAGGCTGTCACCCCAGACGCTGATGGAAAGATTACCTTTACGACCAAGAGCTTTTCTGAGTTTACTGTTGTGGGAATGAACAGACAAGAGGAAAGACCGAATACGGACGGAAATCAAACATCAAACAGCGGAAATGCCGGCAGTAACAGCAATACATCCGGCGGCACCATCAATCCGGTGACTGGCGTACCTTATACTGAGAAAGAAATCGGCAATGGCGCCCTGCAGGCAGCGGGAATGCTGGCGCTTATGGGACTCTGTGGAATAGCTTTCTACCGGAGACGTCGAAAAGCAGAATGTTAA